In Pseudarthrobacter sp. ATCC 49987, the sequence GATCGCGCCGACCTCTTGATAGCGGGAGGTGACCAAGGCCTTCTCATTCGCTGTGATGTCCAGCGAGGAGATGCCGGCACCCAAAATCTTTTCGAGGTCTCGGAACCCTGCTCGTTCAAGTGCAATTGTCATACCACTCCTAAGAGATAGGTGTGGCCGCCGAAGTGTCTCGACTTGCCGAGCATTTCTTGAGCAAGTCTTGAGGATGTAAGCTCTTCCCATCCCGGTCGCAAGGGAATGAAAACAGCCTCAGTCGGTAGCCCCTAACCTCAAGGTGGGATTACCCTGAGGCTTTTTCGTGTCTCTAGGACACAAACAAGACACTACATGTAGTGCATGCGCCGCTTTGGAACCCCAAGATGATGTATTACAAGTATGTCATTTAGTCCACCGGCCGTCCACAGGGCGGGGGCCTTAGGATGTCCGTGATTCCGCCGAAGTGAGACAGGAAATCCACACCCTGTGGACTACTAGGCCACATTTATTCTCCGGCGTGTCGTCAGCTACCGGCGTGTCGCCCCGCCCTCGGAGTTTCGTCCCTGCTCCGCAGTCGACCCTCCGCCACTTGAAGCGTCCCAGCGCTTTTGGGCCCCTTGTCGGCTGATCCCGAACGCTCGTCCGATCTTGTCCCAGGAGACGCCCGCTGCCCTGGCGGCGGCCACGGCGTCGTCGAGCTGGGCTTCGAGATCCTTCAGCCTCCGGCTGAGGGTGCCGATGGTGTGCAGCGACAGCTCCGGGGCAATATGCCGGTGCCACACGTCCAGGAACAGCGGCTCCAGGACCTCACGGTCGCTTATATCAGCGGCGTCGGCGCTGGCCGGCGGTCCCGCGTAGATGCGCCCCGCGGCGACATTCTCGTCGGCCGGATCCCAGACTCGTGTCCACAACGGGTCCAGGATGACGTGTTCCCGGAAAGGAACACAGCTGCAGGCAACCCGCCATCCGACCACCTGCGACGGCGGCCGCCACGCCTCGCGGGTTGGATCCTCCTCATGCCCGACCGGCCGGCCGTCGGGCGTCATCAGGTTGATCTCCATCCACCTGCCACCCGACCCGTACATGCCATCCGCGAAGACACAGACAACGTAGCCTTCATGCTCGCTGCCCTCGATAAACCAGCCCATCGCGCTTCCCTTCACCGGCCGCCAATTGCTACAGTGACAGTATGAACGCCAGCAACTCTTGTTGACAAGCGCCGTAGCTATAGCAACTTTGGTTGACATAATCGCAATTATCGGCTCTTTTGTAGCATGCACAGAAAGGGCTTGTTTGTCTCGCAATCGGCGGGCCTGTAAAAAGCGCGCACACGAGGAAGCCGTAAACGCCCCGGGCGGCAATGTCAGTCGGGTTTGATACGTTGCATCCATCAGCAACGTCTGGGGGTGATTAAATGGCTGAGCGAAATTCGTACCACGTGGTTCCTGGCGAAGATGGATGGAAGGCCGAGCGCGAAGGCTCGTCTCGCGCTTCTTCTGTTCACGACACGCAGTCCGCAGCAATCGACGCTGCTCGTGGTTATCTGTCCCGCTCTGGGGGCGGCGAATTGAACATCCACGGCAAGGACAACAAGGTCAGGGCAAAGGACACAATTGCACCTGGCAATGATCCACGGAATACACCTGGATAAGCCTGATCGCGCAATGACCCCGCTGGCTTCGGTTTATTCAACAGGAGCCGGCGGGGCCTTCTTGTATGCGGACCGACGGGGGGCCGGAGGGACACATAATGCCTGTGGGCTGGCCTAACACCGCGGCTGACGGAATATCCATTATCGGCCCTCGAGTAGGACTCCTAATGGACGAGAGAATCACCGCATCCAACGCCGAAAAATAGTCGCAGGACCAGCCCATTCAATCGGTAACCGTCCTCAAGGGCCCTTGATGGTGATGTTCGTCAGGCACCTGCGTAATAAGCCACGGCGCAGGCTTCGACTGCGGCGTTTGGTTCCTCACGGGTCAATGGGCTCGCGCTCGGGCTCTGCGCCGTGGTGGCCGCGGCTGGAGCTGCGGTGTGCCCAGGCTGCTCCAGGATGGCCGGGGAGTTCTGTGCCGCGGGGAAGCTCCCGGCCCCCTGTGCGACCGCGGTTGACGGCTCGTTGGGAGATTCCGCAGGAAAAGTTGGCTAAAGGTATTGCCTAAGTAACTTAGCTATTTCACAGTGCACGTCGCCAAGATGCGAGCCACAGTAAGAAGTCTTTCATTGGTCACTTGGTCCAAAGGCCGGTATTGCCGCGGCGCCACCCCACGGAAGCTGACTTCTTCCACCAGATCACAGCCTTTAGGGAACTTGCATCATCCTTTTGGTCGGAAAAAGACCATCTCATCGGAAACCCAACCGGCCGATGTGTGTCACGTCACCTGACGAAAGAATTAATGTGCCTAGACAAAACGGGCCCCTGCTTATCGTCAAGATTGCTGTCCACGTTTTTGGTAGCTCGCTTCAAGGAGGAAGCCGTCATGTCAATCACGTTCCAACTGCCCATGGCTTTCCGTTCAAAACGGAGGGCCATCCCCGCTTCACCAGTCGATCAGTCTTTTCGGACTGCAGAGACGCGCCGGGCCCTTGTGGCACCCGGACAGATCAGCTCCTTTGCCTGGGAGGGCGCCTACATCGAGCCAAGTGATCAATCTGCGGAGTCAATGGCCCGTGGCACGCAGCCCAACCCCGAACTTGAACGATTTATTGCCAGCGTTATGTACGGCGAATAGAACGACTATCCACATCACACAATGGAGTTGAGAAATATGACAGTCACTCTCGACCAGAAGACGGCCCTTGAACCAGCGTTTGATCCACGGGTTTTCCGTGACACGCTCGGGCACTATGCTTCCGGCATCACCATCATCAGCGGCATCGACGAGGACGGCCCGATCGGCTTCACGTGCCAGTCCTTCTACTCCGTCTCGACCGACCCCCCCCTTGTATCCTTCAGCGTCATGACCAGCTCTACGACCTACCCGCGGCTACGCGAGTCCGGCAAGTTTGTCGTCAACGTCCTCGCCCACGACCAGGACAACGTCTCAAACCAGTTTGCCCGCAAAGGCACCGACAAATGGGCCGGGATCGACTGGTCACCAACTAACGCAGGCAACCCCATCATCGCTGGCACCCTGATGTGGCTCGACTGCGACATCTGGGCAGAACACGAGGCCGGCGACCACTACATCGTCATCGGACGCGTCAACGAAATGAGCCCACCCACCTGGCACAAAGAAGAACCACTGCTCTACTTCAAGGGTCAGTATCGCCACCTCCGCGGTATCGACGACAAGGTGTAGACCTCACCCGCCTGATCCCTAAGGCGTGGCATCTATGGATTGGAATCTGAAGAGGTGTGTATATGTCGCTTTGGCGTGTGAAACGAAAAACGAAACCGGCAAGAGCTGTCGCCGACATTCTCCGGGAGCGCAACGAGAGAAGGACTGCGGCCCTCATTGCCTGCATCACGGAGATAAGTGGTACAGGAGGCCCCGAAACTGTCACACATTCTCTTGTGGCTGAGCGGGCTGGCCTTCCGTTGCAATGGGTCGAATGGCAATACCCATCCCGGGATAAGCTTCTTGCCGTCGCAGGTAGGTAGCTACTGCCCACCATGTTTTGTCGGCCTGGTCCTGGAAGGACCAGGCCGACTTCCATGCCCACACGAATGAACTGGAGGTCCAGCGTTGAGTACAACGGAGGCGCCTATGCCTAATTCGCTGATCCATAAATTCGACACAGCACCTGCCGGCATGATCGAGCACCGTGAA encodes:
- a CDS encoding DUF2188 domain-containing protein — protein: MAERNSYHVVPGEDGWKAEREGSSRASSVHDTQSAAIDAARGYLSRSGGGELNIHGKDNKVRAKDTIAPGNDPRNTPG
- a CDS encoding flavin reductase family protein: MTVTLDQKTALEPAFDPRVFRDTLGHYASGITIISGIDEDGPIGFTCQSFYSVSTDPPLVSFSVMTSSTTYPRLRESGKFVVNVLAHDQDNVSNQFARKGTDKWAGIDWSPTNAGNPIIAGTLMWLDCDIWAEHEAGDHYIVIGRVNEMSPPTWHKEEPLLYFKGQYRHLRGIDDKV